Proteins from a single region of Myxococcales bacterium:
- a CDS encoding phytanoyl-CoA dioxygenase family protein → MLTDEQQRQYDECGYLVVPGLFDAAEIAPWYQRFLDIVEGRVEPAKDMLVMRDVMVAKGVVDPQSPARAIAKIQDFHNDPVLFDGYAKHSRLLDWVEAFIGPDIKSVHNMLINKPPGVDGRHPLHQDLLYFPFRPADLIVATWTALEVCTRENGCLVAVPGSHKGELLAHGNTDWEHQNYAYFAAKDVGAHEGRVHLEMQPGDTVFFHPLLLHGSGTNRSDGFRRAVSCHFASAACKYLPEQAGLLHRPYLLVKGEEHAGGI, encoded by the coding sequence ACAGCAACGCCAATACGATGAATGTGGCTATCTCGTCGTGCCCGGTTTGTTTGACGCAGCAGAGATCGCCCCATGGTATCAGCGCTTTCTCGACATCGTCGAGGGCAGGGTCGAGCCCGCCAAGGACATGTTGGTGATGCGCGACGTGATGGTGGCCAAGGGAGTGGTGGATCCGCAGTCGCCCGCCCGAGCGATCGCGAAGATCCAGGATTTTCACAACGACCCGGTGCTGTTCGACGGGTACGCAAAACACAGCAGGTTGCTCGATTGGGTCGAGGCGTTTATCGGTCCCGACATCAAATCGGTCCACAATATGCTGATCAACAAGCCCCCGGGCGTCGATGGCCGGCACCCCCTGCACCAGGACCTGCTGTACTTTCCCTTCCGGCCCGCCGACCTGATCGTTGCGACCTGGACGGCACTCGAGGTGTGCACCCGGGAGAACGGCTGCCTTGTCGCGGTTCCGGGCAGCCACAAGGGGGAGTTGCTCGCCCACGGAAACACGGACTGGGAGCATCAGAATTATGCCTACTTCGCCGCAAAGGATGTCGGGGCGCACGAGGGGCGCGTGCATCTGGAGATGCAGCCCGGAGATACGGTGTTCTTTCACCCGTTGTTGTTGCACGGATCGGGGACGAACCGCAGCGACGGGTTCCGGCGCGCGGTTTCGTGTCACTTCGCGAGTGCGGCGTGCAAATACTTGCCCGAGCAAGCTGGATTGCTGCATCGACCCTATCT